GGCGACCTCACGTTTACGGACGTGCGCGTCAACATCAACCAATCCAGTCAGATCAGGCTCGGGATGCCATTCTTCGCAGCCTACGAGATTTGCATTGACAATGAAAACCATCGGTACCGCATTCGGTAAGGTTTGGCTCGAACCTCCTATCATTTGAAACTTTAACACCTCGCCTTGAGTCTCCTATATGATAGGTTCCATATCTTGGCATATAGCACGCGAAGCTTGCGACAAATCATGAAACTCGATATGAAAAACATTTGTCCTCTCATCTTCATACTTCTTTTTAACTCTTGCGACTGGAACAGATCAAGTGAGATAAGCGAAACTACCGCAATCCCGCCACAAGAAATCCTTGTCCCCGCCTTTCAAGCACTGATTGATTCAGCGGATGTAGAAGGAGCCATTCTGATCTACGATTTGGAGAAAGATCAATACCATTCCAATGACTTTGGATGGTCGCGAAAAGGTCAATTGCCCGCCTCCACATTCAAAATCACCAATTCAATGATTGCGCTGGAAACCGGTGTAATCGAAGACGACAGTACCCTTATCAAATGGGACGGAGAAGACAGGAGAATGAAAGTTTGGGAACAGGATCTGGTTTTTAGAGATGCCTTCCACTTTTCTTGCGTTCCGTGCTATCAGGAAATCGCTAGAGAAATCGGAGTGGAAAGAATGAACGGTTTTTTAAGTAAACTCAACTATGGCTCCATGGTGGTCGACTCAGCATCGATCGATCTCTTTTGGCTAGTGGGTGATTCCAAGATCACTCCTTTTGAACAGATCCATTTCCTAGAGCGGTTTTACCACTCCGAAATGCCCATCTCCGAACAAACGGAAACGACCATGAAAAGACTCATGATTATTGAGGAGACGGAAGCTTATACAATCAGTGGGAAGACCGGGTGGTCTATTCGAAACGGAAAAGACAATGGATGGTTTGTCGGATATCTCGAAGTACCCGAAAACACCTATTTCTTTGCCACAAATGTAGAACCTAAGGCAAATTTTGAAATGGATAGATTTCAGATGATCAGAAAGGACCTCTCGTATAAAGCTTTCAAAGAAATGAGGCTTATTGAATGAGCCTGAGTTTCGTCTCATCACATCACTATATTCAGTGATAGAGCACAATAAGCAACTGCATCTTGCTGTTTACTAATTACCTGCTCATTAAAAAATTGAAATGAATGAAATCAATCTTGCTCGGACTACTGGTCTTGACTATGGCTGCGTGCAGTCATAAACCTACCGTAAAGGAACTTAAAGCATTTGCCGCAATCGAATCCTACCCCTTCGACACTTACTTGGATACCGTTTCCAATAAAAAAGCATTAATTATAGTAGCACACGATGACGATGACTGTGCTATGTCGGGAACGATAGCCGGCTTAACACAAAAAGGATGGACCATCAAACAATTGAGTTTGGTGAGCCACATCAACCCCGAAACAAGTACGAATTCAGCCCACATCATCTGTGATGGCAATGAATTGATCTTAGACGATGGCCTCTATCGCTTGGGGCTGGACACCTCGACTAGCCCATATGTGCCGATACCACACGAAGCATTTGATCGTTTATTTCTTCGAGAAAAAGTTGCCGCGGCTTTGGTCGAAAAGATCAATGCTTTCAATCCCTCGGTGCTCTTTACATTGGACAATGAAAAAGGTGGATACGGCCACCCCGACCATGTCTTCATCAGTCAGTTGGTAGTTGATTTATTAAGCGAGAATAAAATAAATGCGCAAAGAATTTATCAATCCGTCTACACCGATCACATGGAAGAAGTAATCGTAGATACCTGGCTCAAGGCCAAAATGGAAGAATGGGGATATCCACATGCGAGCACTATAGCCAATGAAATGTATGGAATCGACGGAATGCCAGAACCCGACGTGCAAGTCGACATATTCCCTTATGCCGAAACGAAAATGAACTACCTGCGAGACTATCCTGAAAGTGCGAAAAGAAATCTACGGAAGTTCATCCCGTACTACGAAGAGTTTGACGCCAAGACGTACTTTGCCATTTTTAATCGAGAGTTTTTTAGAGTGGTTGGAAGTGAATCCTTTTCCCTCTCGCCCGTCAGGAAAGCGCAAGTGCACACGAACTAGAATCCTCACATGCGAAATAAATAAAGGCAACAAATGGACCATATTGAAGAAGTATTTATCCGATCGAAATTCACCTTGAAGTATCCCGAATGTTGGACTCCGCTTGACTGGAACGACGAGATCAAATACCTCTCCATGGTGGAAATTGAAAGCAAGGTGATTTTTCATGAGCCCGAGCGTCAATAAGTGGCACTTATTCCATTTCATTTAATTAAATATAGAACTGTATCTTTCAGGGCAATTCCTTTGGGTAAGTGATTTTACCATCCCAAACCCAAAGGTCCAAAACAATTACACACTGCCAGCTTCAAGTAACGAGCTACTAGCGACCAAAAACAAGAAAATGGAAATCGACCGTAAAGGCTTTATTAAAAAATCTTCACTTTTAACCTTAGGCGCAGGAAGCCTAATTGCCATGCCCATTACCACAGTAGCGGCTCCCCATCTGATGCAAAAAGAAGAGGGTATCAACATCATTGGTCCCAAAAAGGGATACTCATCGCAAATCGGTACACTTGTATCGATGATGGATTGGATGAGAATGATCATTCTCAATCCCGTAAAAGATATGAGCGTTGAAGATCTTGATTACCTCGTAGATGAAAATGCCAACTCCATCGGCGCTATGCTTTGGCACTTGGCGGCTACAGAACGCTTTTACCAGCTCCACACCTTTGAAGGCTACAAGTGGGGCGAGTGGCCTGAATCAGAAAACGAGGAATGGGGTACAGCCTCCGGACTGGGTGATGAAGCCCGCGAGAAAATAAAAGGAAACGATCTCGATTTCTATTTAGAAAAACTCGAAGATGTGCGCAGCGCTACTTTGAAAGAATTCAAAAAACGGGACGACGATTGGCTCATGTCGGTTGACGAAGATTGGTTCTGGGGCCCCACTAATAATTACTGCAAATGGTTCCACGTGTGCGAGCACGAATCCAACCACAACGGTCAGTTTAAGTTTATCAAAAGTCGACTGCCTTCGGCGAAGAAGGACTAGCTGCAGTCAGAGTAGTTCCGGGCTGTTATAAGAATGATCGTCGAGCAGACTCCTTCTGATCAACATACATCTCATTAACAGAAAAATACTTTCATCTCATCTTCGTATTTTTGCGCATGACCGAGACAAACAGGCTCTGCATCTTATTCAGCTTACTCTTTGCTTGCTTTGGTTCCTATGGTCAAACTGAAATTGACCATTGGGAGACCGCCGTATATTCTGATGATGTTTGGTCATTTCGCTTGGGTACTTCGGCGCCGCCACAGGATTGGATGATGCCCGACTTTGACGACAGTTCTTGGCTATCGGGACAAGGAGGAATTGGTTATGGCGATGGCGATGACAATACCGAAATTGACCCCGTCCATTCACTCTTTTTAAGAATAGACTTCGATCTGATCGATACTTCCTTGATCACCATGGCTATCTTTCATGCCGATTACGACGATGCCTTCGTAGCTTATCTCAACGGAACCGAAATAGGGAGGGGAAACATCGGCGACCCAACCGCAATTTTGGAATACAACGAATCACCTCCAACAGATCAAGAGGCAGTTTTATACACGGGAGGCCTGCCCGAAGCGTTTCCACTTTATCCATTTACATTTGATCAACTCGTTCAGGAAGGGCAAAATACCTTGGCCATTCAAGTCAATAATTTCCTGATCACCTCTTCTGATCTTTCAGGCAATTTCTTCTTTTCCCTGGGAATAACCGATTCCTCTTTTAATTATGGCCCCACTCCCGA
This genomic window from Cryomorphaceae bacterium 1068 contains:
- a CDS encoding DinB family protein: MEIDRKGFIKKSSLLTLGAGSLIAMPITTVAAPHLMQKEEGINIIGPKKGYSSQIGTLVSMMDWMRMIILNPVKDMSVEDLDYLVDENANSIGAMLWHLAATERFYQLHTFEGYKWGEWPESENEEWGTASGLGDEAREKIKGNDLDFYLEKLEDVRSATLKEFKKRDDDWLMSVDEDWFWGPTNNYCKWFHVCEHESNHNGQFKFIKSRLPSAKKD
- a CDS encoding penicillin-binding transpeptidase domain-containing protein: MKNICPLIFILLFNSCDWNRSSEISETTAIPPQEILVPAFQALIDSADVEGAILIYDLEKDQYHSNDFGWSRKGQLPASTFKITNSMIALETGVIEDDSTLIKWDGEDRRMKVWEQDLVFRDAFHFSCVPCYQEIAREIGVERMNGFLSKLNYGSMVVDSASIDLFWLVGDSKITPFEQIHFLERFYHSEMPISEQTETTMKRLMIIEETEAYTISGKTGWSIRNGKDNGWFVGYLEVPENTYFFATNVEPKANFEMDRFQMIRKDLSYKAFKEMRLIE
- a CDS encoding PIG-L family deacetylase translates to MKSILLGLLVLTMAACSHKPTVKELKAFAAIESYPFDTYLDTVSNKKALIIVAHDDDDCAMSGTIAGLTQKGWTIKQLSLVSHINPETSTNSAHIICDGNELILDDGLYRLGLDTSTSPYVPIPHEAFDRLFLREKVAAALVEKINAFNPSVLFTLDNEKGGYGHPDHVFISQLVVDLLSENKINAQRIYQSVYTDHMEEVIVDTWLKAKMEEWGYPHASTIANEMYGIDGMPEPDVQVDIFPYAETKMNYLRDYPESAKRNLRKFIPYYEEFDAKTYFAIFNREFFRVVGSESFSLSPVRKAQVHTN